The genomic segment CCAGTGTACCCACCATCTGAAGTTGCCAAGTTCcaagcgccgcgtcgccggcggcggcgggtttcATTTTTCCGGGGTGACCCTCGAGTCGGTTgtgtggcggcggcgtggcgctTGGGAACATATTCGACTGCCAACTTCAGATGGTGGGATGGAAGCTTCAACTACAGTGAGTGTGTTGGGACGTACTGCAGTTAAAGTTGTATTGGTCGTTCCCACCATCTGAAGTTGGCCGAGTTCcaagcgccgcgtcgccgtcgaaggcgGGTGGATGTCGGATCTGCCGATCCTACAAGTAGTCTGATTTCGGGAGGACACGTCACTCGCACTTTTTTGTCATCAATACTCAACTCAGCCTACTCGCCTCCCACTTCGCATAGcgcccgcgtgcgcgggaTCGGTCGGCGCCATGGGGGTCACGAGCCAGCTGAAGGCTCGGCTGGGCGAGGAGCGATACAGGCTCCTGCAGGTGCGCGCGATCCTCCCGCGGCCGACGTCACATCCCCGACGAATCTTACGACTCGCGCATCTCGCAAACCACCGACGGGAAAAACCGACGACTCAACCCCTCCGCACCCCTTTCCCTAAACGCAGTCCGTCAGCGTGGAGTATCAGCGGGGCACGacgccggtggacgcgtactacgacgtcgcgctgaccatcctcgacggcgacgccgggtccctGCTCGCACTGGCGGGCAAGCTCCCGGACGAGGCGAAAAAAACAGAGCTGCTCGCGTTCCACGAGCGGCGAACACGAGAGGcggcagcagcggcggcagcagcACAAGCACAAGCAGCCGCAGaagcccgagccgccgcgctcgcggccgaggcggagtccaccgcgcgacgcctggaccgcgtcgcgagcctcCGCCCGCTGGCGCCCATCCATCGCGTCGACTCCAACGCGTCCATCGCATCTTCCGATCGGTCCGCGAAAACCGACGACGAACACATCGACcaactcgccgacgccgccgacgccgccgacgcgtcttCAAACGACGTCATGCGCGAGCTgttcgccgacgaggacgacgaggactgCTGCCCCGTCTgcctcgacgctcgcgtcacCGTGCAGTGCGTCCCGTGCTCGCACGCGCTGTGCGGCGGGTGCCTCGAGCTGTGGCGGCTGACGAATGCCTCCTTCTACGCCGTCGCTAAAAACggagcctcggcgacggcgacgacgtgtccGATGtgccgcgcgccgatcgcggggttcaccgcgcgcgtcgcgtccgccgcgacggggaggaagaagagggacgcggggggtgccgatgggggtgccgaggggggtgccgtcggggctggcgccgtcgtcgcgaggaggaaggagtcccggggcgctcgcgctcgacgcaaggcgcgggagagagccgagtccgacgcgggcggcggcgacgacggattCGGACCGGCGGATTACCGCGCGTACGGGGACTCGTGGTCGTCCCAAGAACACTCTGGAAGGACTCCAGAAGGCTTCCGGAGCGCTTCCGGTTGCGAACGAATCGacgccgaccccgacgccgactcgCCCATCGTGGTTTGGTTCAGGCAGGACCTGAGGGTGCGCGATAATCCCGCGcttcacgcggcggcgagaaccgggcgtcccgtcgtcgcgtgctTCGTGTGGTGTCCtaaggaggagggcgggtgGCCGATGggtggcgcgacgcggtACTGGCTTCACCACGCGCTTGGTTCGCTCCAGGCGTCGTTACGAGCCAGGTACGGCGGAGACCTCGTCGTCAGGGACGCCACCGGAAACGGAAACGTGACTGGAAACGTTACCAGAAACGCCggcgggacgtcgtcgccttcgtcgtcgtcgtcgtcttcttcttctttcgacgagctcgccgccgtcgtccgcgagtgCGGCGCCAAGGACGTGTACTGCAACCGCGTGTACGAGCCGTGGAAAATCGCGCGAGACCGCGAATGCGAACGAAAATTCTCCGCCGAGCTGAACGTCCGATTCCGTTCGTTCAACGCCGGCGTGCTGTACGAACCGTGGGAcgcgcgacccgacgccacggacgacgcgtgctGGAACAGCGGCTACGGCAGCGTGCGCTTCTTCCTCCGCGGGTGCGCGAGACTgggcgagccgccgccgccgttgccgccgccgccgacgatgcgaGTTCGGTTACCGGCGGATAAACGCGCTcgatccgtcggcgtcgacgcgttgcgCCTGGCGCGAATGCCGAGAAATGCCGGGAAAGGAGGGGGAACGAACGTCGGGATCATCGactgggcggcggggattcgcgacgcgtggacgttcggcgaggacggcgccgcggcgagccttcGCGAGTTTTTACTCGACGGACTCGAGCGATTCGACGCAAAAACGGCTCGGGAGTACACGGAGCACGGCGGGGTTCAATCGAACCCGGGTAACGGTCAGAGTAACGGTCAGAGTAACGCTCCCAAGGCGAGCACCGAGCGGttccgcgcggacgtccggaccaccgcgcgcatctccCCGTACGTGCGACACGGCGAGCTGAGCGTTCGGGAGGTGTACCACTCGGCGAAGGCGATTCAAGTCGGGAGTCGGAAATCGAGGGCGAGGTCAGCCGCCGTGTTCCTGCGGAGGTTGGCGTGGCGCGATCTCGCGTACTGGTCGCTGTGGCGTTTCCCGCGCCTGTgcgacgagccgcttcgGCCGCAGTACGCGACGCAGTGGTGGGCGCTGCCGTGGGATCcggtcggtcgcggcgactcCGTCCCGAGAGCCGTGGCGGTGCGTAAAAAGCGGTGGCACGCGGGTGCGTTCTTTTTTTTGTTttttcgtatgggcaatGAGACTGACGTGTACGTGTTTTGTTTACAGGGatggtcgcgtcgtcggacgacGCCCTGCGAGCTTGGCAGTTTGGACAGACGGGTTACccgctcgtggacgcggggaTGCGGGAGCTGTGGGCCACCGGGTACGTGCCCAACTACGTCaggcacgtcgtcgccggctttTTGATCGAGTACCTCAACGTGGACTGGCGCCACGGTCAGCTCTGGTTTCACGACAcactcgtcgacgcggacgtcgccatcCAGGGTTTCATGTGGCAGAACGGCGGCCACAGCGGGATGGACCAGTGGAACTTCGTCATGCATCCGGTGTACGCCGCCAAATCCGCGGACCCGGACGGTGAATACGTCCGCAGGTGGTGCCCCGAGCTCAGCGGTCTGCCGAGGGAATACGTGCACTGCCCGTGGGaagcgccggcgacgacgctggctgcggcgaacgtcgcgctGGGAAGGCACTATCCCAAACGAATCGTCCTGGACCTGGAGGACGCCAGGCGAAAGTCGTTAAAGGCGGTGGTCGACGTTCGAAGGGCGCACCCCGAGTACGTGCTCCCCGACGGGAACGAGGCGCTGCCGCTGCCGGAACCCGGACGAACGGCTCGTTGCATCACTCGGGTGGATTACAGGATGATGAGCGAGGAGGTGGTGACTCggcagacggcggcggcgccgtgggacGCGAGTaggcggcagcggcgggatccgatgtcgcgcgcgctcgacgacgccgcggcgctcagcgAGAGGATAGCGcgagacgcggcgagcgtcctGGGATGAACACGACGGAGCTCTAGCATTCATTAAGTCTAAAGCAGCGGCATTCATTAAGTCTAAAGGGTTGCCTCTCGGTCCACTGCACTCATTACGCAAGTTTATTACTGCGGGTGCgtgtcggcgtcctcgggtGTGATGGgcggttcgcgtcgtcgtcatcggccgtgccccccgccgctcggtGACGGCTTTTGGGGGCGGGCTTCACTCGCGCGACGTTTTCCGCCCCTCGAGTCGAGGCGCCCGGATGTTCGGTGCGTGATGTGCACCGACGCGCGCTTCGTGAaggcgcgcgttcgtcggtTAACCTGCGAGAGGCGAAGAAAAAAACGTGTCTCGTGAGTCCCGATGGGAGGCGGTGGGGCGCGCGAGAGTCGCGCACCTTCGCGTGTTAGTTCACGGTGCAGGAAGACGACGAACCTCGCGGGCAGGCGCAGCGGTCCTCCTTgggcacgccgcggagcgcctgCTCGATGTGCATGCCTCAGCCAGCCTGATGGGGAACGAAGACGAAGCGAGAGGGATGAGTGTCACGCGGTGACAAATACGCGCAGACGACGGGGAAAAACGTGGTCGAGTCCGGATGCGCGCGGGTCaggacgggggcgtcgggagggacgacggcgggtcTCACTCACCCAGGTGGGCTTGCCGCACTTGCCGCACTCGGTCCTGTAGCACATGTTCGGTCTCCGGCTCCTGCGAAGTCTCAGTGTGAAGAAGGGCTCCGCGCACCAACGCACCGAGGCTTCAACATCCCTGTCCTCGCCGATCGATCCGAGCTGCGGGCCGTTGCAACGGCTTTTCCGAGACCCCGCCTCTGACACGCACActtcggcgcgcgccgggggtCCGAGGGGAGGCCGCGGCgtatcggcgcggcgcttcgcgtccctcgcgcacgGAGCCGCGATGTCCTGGCGGGATGCCCTCaagaccgcggcgtcgccgctcgccgctcgcgaacgcccgccgtccgcctcggTCGTGGGCATCGGTCAACATCGACTCGACGGGACGgacgaggctcgcggcggggggctcgctccgacgcgcgagccggacccgcgcgacgcgcttaagaacgcgttcgcgccgacgcaACCCACGACCCTCGAGCTCTGCGTCAACGTCTACAACCTCCACCGCGACTTCACCGCCAGGGCGCCGTTGCTGATGTGCGCCCTGCTCGTCGAGGTGCCGCCACCGACGCTTCCGTACAAGATGCCGGCCGCGTGGAAGCGCGCGCCGGAGAGGCACCGGTcgtggcgcgtcgcgggcagCACCGAacccacccgcgcggcgtgcaaCGCGTCGTGCGTCCGCTTCGCCGTTCCCGTGGTCGTCGACAAGCTCATCGGCGGCCAGCGCACTTTGGAAAACAAAAAAGCCGTCATCGCCGTGTACCGCATCCCGGATGCAgacgaagccgacgacgcgcacatcgccgcggacgagaacTTACCGCTCGACCAACGGCCAAAACTCACCCCCGAGAGACTCGACGAGTTCGAGTacctcggcgaggccaaGTTGCGGTGCAACGAGCTGGTTCGCGCGGTGCACGACGCGCAGAAGCttcacgccgacgacgcggcgacggctcaAAAGAGAACGGAGCCGTCGACGTTGaacacccgcggcgaccgcgacttcccggcgcgaggcgagctGAGGAACGTCAAGCCACGCGCGTTGGTgagggacgacggcgtcgcgcgatcccCCGTGGGCAACGCGCGGGCGCAGTACGCGTTGGTAAAGTCGCCCCACCGGGACCCGTCGACGAACCCTCCCGTCCCGGGTGTACTCTCCGTTCGCGCTAAAAACCCCGAcaacgacgcgttcgacggcgccgcgatcgaggtGCTGGCGTGCACGCCCGTGCACTggcctcgcccgtcgcccgcggacgccggtcGGTACGTGGCGGACTTTGCGGTGCGATTCGAGCCCATCGCGCatccgagcgccgcggacttggAGCTCGTCTTTCTCCGGTTACTGCGGTGGGCCGGGGACGGGTACCAGCCCGTGTACGGAAGCTTGGTCACGTGCGCCGACATTCCGACGCCTCCGAAACTCGCCACCCCGGTTGACCGGGTAGGTACCGGCGCGACTCGCCGGTACGAGGTATCGATCCCGACGTTGCACGTCCCGGTCGCGTGCGTCAAGTCCGGGGgcgccaccgacgaggacgacgaaggcgggttcggcgacggcgacgtttTACCCGACGGATCCGTCTCGTGGCGAATCGAAATCGTCGCTCGAATGAAAACGGGCCACGACTTGCTCCTCGGTTGGGTCGacaccacccccgcggagctgaacgacgccggggacgtcgccaccgtgaacaccccggcggcgttcgagtGCGACCTGCACCGGGGCGAGAGCGATTACGAGGCTGCGCGGCTGAACGaagccgtcggcgagcggcCGCCCACTCTGTTGGTGACGCGGTGGAAACTGCGTCCGGGTGCTAACCCGAGAGCgctgcgcgcgcggatcgaccgcgccgtcaagacggcgccgccgcagaaGCCGCAGAAGCCAGAGCCGGGGGGCGGGGccggggacgaaaagtcggcacccggggaggTTGGGCGGGTGACGGTGCCGAAGGGCGCCAACCCGCTCGCGGATTTCGGCTTTGGACCCGCGGTGCCGAAAAAAGCGGAGGAGAAGAGGGCCaagccggcgcccgcgccggcgccggccgtCGAGGACTCGGAATCGGACGATACCGACGGTTCCGGTCCGGGCGGTTCCGACgagtcgtcttcgtcgtcgtcggacgacgagaacAGAGACGAGGCCGccaacgtcgtcgacgaaccAAACGCGAAGACCAAAACCAAAATCGCCAAAACCAAAATCGCCAAAACCAAAATCGCCAAAACCAAAacggcgcggccggcgtcgtcgtccgcggctatgccgtccgcgtcgaagaagaagacgAATTCGACGGCGCTGAGCGGTAAGCCTcgacccgcgacggcgacggcgacggtgtccggcctgcgcgccgcgcccccgaagCCGAAGCTCCCGGACGAGGCCAAAGGGTTTCAAAGGACGAAGCCGACGCAgagtcggcgtcgcgagtcggagtcggcggatgcgctcgagtcggcgccggcggtgacgccgatGCAGGCGCTCCTGAACCGAACCCTCGGGGTCGTCGTCCcttccggcggcgacggggacggcaagaagggcgtcgtgtcgggcggcggcgagaagggcgccgcgagggtgttCCAGGCGGTCAAAGGCGTGGTGTTTCTGCGGAATAAAACGCCaatcgaggaggaggaagcggaGGACGAGATGGATGAATTTTTCGACAGGAGTCGCGTCACGGTTCGCTCGACGAGgtccaaggctgcggcggcgatcgccgcggcgggcgagacgggcggtgacgcgtcgccgcgcgatgtGGAGAATCGTCAGGGAGCGCCCGCCCGGCCCGGGACGCCTCCCGAGGATCCGCGCGATTACGAACCCAACCCCGaactcatcgccgccgccgacgccgcggtgcgcgacgcgatggccgagCGGCTGGGAGGTCTTCCCAAGGCGGAGCTCGTGGAGACGGCGATGCGCGTTCGCAAGGAGCTGCTCTCGAAGTGCAGAGGGGAGctgcgcgcgctggagctgAGGCGCAAgagggaggagcgcgcggcggtgggtgcGATGGGAGGTAGGTAATAGAAGCTAGAGCGCGAAGGTAGCACTAATAACAACGACAAACTGGCCGCTTTGCGGTCGGTTGCCGGCGTTGCCAAATAAGGGCCTTCAATTCCGCGGGGCCTCGTCATAGCCTCGGGAGCGCGGCCCGTCGACGCACGACGCCATGCCGACCTACttcgagaagctcgccgcggccaagcaggccatcgcggcgaagtCCAAGGAGTCCtacgcgccgcccccgcgtctcCACGTCGACGAGAACACCGGTCTCAACCGCCAGGGGCTCGATTACGTGGATCCGATAAACAAAACCAAGGGCTCCGTGGCGCTGCCCCCGTTCGCCAAGCCCGtggtcgagcgcgacgaggccacCGGGGAGTACTACGTCTCCGAGGACCGCGCTTACGATTCCACCgcgacgcaggcggcgcccgagctcgccacCAGGTTCCACCTCGAGCGCTTCCCAATCGACGAGCAGGGCCGCGAGGGCATGGGCCCCGCCCCGTTCGCTCGCGCAaccttcgacgtcgtcgccgagcaggaCACGCAGTCGGCGCCGTACACCCACGTCGACCACGCGCAGTACAAATCCGTCGTCTACGACGAGATCATCGACCCGTACCACTCGGAGAAGTCGCCGTTCAGGATAGAATCGCCGATGGCGCACGGACTGGAGAAGGACCCGTCCGCTCCTAAAGCCTTCGGCGCGTACACGTGGACGagcctggacgccgcgcatCCCGGCACCAACACCATGCgattcgacgtcgaccccaGCGGAGGTCCGCCAAAGATGGTCCTGCACCCCGGCCTGAAGCAGTGGTTCGGACGAATCTCCCACCTCAGGccgaggggcgcgtcggATCGAATGATGCTGGCGAAGCTGcagggcggcgccatcgcgcacCTCATCCGGGAGCTCGAGTCGCCGGGAAGCGGGCAGGCGATgaaggcggcgatcgacggcgagctcgccagGTACatcaaggaggcggcggagggcgcgcaGAGGGAATCGGACCTTCGCGACAGGGTCGCGCAGCTGGAGGAGGAGTTGGCGAATGAGGTCGCGTTCAGAAAAGGGGTGGAGAAGGAACGAGAGGAGCAACGAGCGCTGTTCGAGGGCAAGAGCAAGGAGCTGCAGGATCTTCTCGCCATCGAGGACGTGGCGCAGGTGCTCAAGgagatcgcggaggcggaggaggcggcgcggctgcaggcggaggaggaggaacgggAGAGGTTGGAGGAGGAGCAGTGGCAGCGggaggaagccgcgaggaaggaagccgaggcggcggcggcggcggcgggcgggacggaAGACGCGGCGTGATAAAAGTAACGCCTTTGTGTAACGATCGATTCGATTTCTCTAGAGCTTCTAGAGCTTCTCGCACACCCTGAGTTTGGCGCTCCTGCTCCGCGCGTTGGCccccacctcgtcgtcgtcggcgacgacgggcttGCGCGTGACGAGCTTGACGATtttcggcggcgcctcgggcTGCGGCTCCCACGCGGACAGCGGCctgtcgctcgcgggcgcgatcccGGCGAACGTGCGAAACGCCCGCTTCACGAGCTTATCCTCGAGCGAGTGGAAGGTGATGATCGCCAGacgcccgcccggcgcgagggcgtccaccgccgccgggattGCTTCCTCCACCACCGCCAACTCCTCGTTCACCGCGATGCGAATCCCCTGgaacgttcgcgtcgccgggtgaATACCCCCGCTCCTGCCCTTCTTGACGCCCGGGATCCTGCCGAGGGCGTGCACCAGCTGTCGCGTGGTCTCGATGGGCGcgatcccccgcgcgtcgcagatCCTTCGCGCCAACAGCCGCCAGTGCTTCTCCTCGCCGTAGTCGCGAATGACGCGagcgatctcctcctcgggccaCTCGttgacgacgtccgcggcggacatctTGGCGGACGGGCCCATGCGCATGTCCAACGGACCGTCGTTCATGAACGAGAACCCCCTCTCCGGAGTGTCCAGGTGCATCGAGCTCACGCCGAGGTCCATCAgtatcgcgtcgacgccgccatcggcgagTTGGAGCTCCGCCAGTCGCTCGCGCATGTGCCGAAAGTTGGACTGCACCGTGTGGATGCGCAgctgcggcgtcggcgtcggcgtcggcggcggcgtcggcggcggcggtgcggggggggattcgccgtcgcggccggaggtggaggcgcgcgactcggtcgcggcggcctccaAACGGGGCCGGGCGATGGAgtgcgcgagcgggtcgacgtcgaagccgACGAACGTGCGAAGCTCGGGATGCGCGCGGATGATGGCGGACGCGtgaccgcccgcgcccatcgtGCCGTCCACGTAGCATCGCAAGGACCGGCCatcgaaggcgtcgaggacCTGGCGCATCAGCACGGGCACGtgcggggcgtcgccgtcgtcctcgcccgcgcgggcctcgttcgtcgccgacgaggtcgacgcgccggcgcgaagcCTCCGGGCACGTCCGaggcctcgcgcggcggcggcgggtagattggggcgcggagggccgATGGCCCGAGCGCCGGTCCTCACCAGCCCCCCCGCGATGCCCAaggtcgcccccgccgcggccatcgtcgcgactcccggcgtcgtcgttcctCTCGCACGTGcagtcgcccgcgcccttgTGCCGTGTGGTCGGCACGACACGACAACCTTGTTCGAGCCGATAACTCGCGGATTACGCACGAGGGGTGCCATTATGAGAGGGGGACCGCGGCCGCTGTTCGACGACATGCGACGAGGCAGACGCCCCGTGCGGGGGAAGCTCGGCGCatcgctcgtcggcgccgcgctctgcCTCCTCTTCGGCTGGATCTACCTCTCCGGTAacgggagcgcgcgcgacgaaggtccgacgacgacgacgacgggcactCGACTCGATGGCGCCGtcccgacgcgcgtccccaccgtcgccgtcgccgatccGACCCCTGgctccttcgccggcgccgcccgcgacggggctGGGGCCCGACCCACGCGCGAACTGGACCTCTCCCGTCCGCACCAtcgcgaggctgccgcgcgcgaggcggcaaGCGACGCAATCGCGAAACACGCAGGCGACGATCGGCACGCGTTGTTCGAGAAGGGCGGCACGTTCAcgccgggcggtgacgcgctcaaggcgaaagtcgccgaggccaaggctcgGGGTGCGCCCGCTGTGAACCTGCGCCGGGGGCCCGCGAACGACATCGACCCGGCGGCCTACCCCGACGCTCGAGCACTCGCGACGCTCATGCACGATCTGGCGTTGCCGAGGGgcgaactcgtcgccgtcaccttCGCGGATAGCAAattcgcggcgctcacggtGAACTGGGCGACgcacctgcgcgacgccgcggtgccccACGTCGTGGGTGCCCTGGACAAGAACATGCTCCAGCTTTTAACTCGGCTGGGGGCACCCACGGCGGTGTACGACCTACCTTACGCCGACCTGGACGGGTCGAGTGCCCACGCGTCCAAATCGTGGAAGGCTTTCGCGCGACTGCGCATATCGCAGGTTAGCGCGCTGCTCCGAATGGGGTTCGACGTCTTGATgagcgacgtggacgtggtcTGGACCAAGGACCCTCGGCCGTTCTTGCAGTGCGGCTACGACCATCCGTGGGCGGGAAAAGACGCGGGAAAAGACGCGGGGATAGGATTAGGCGCGGCTGGAGAAACGGGGGCCCACGCGTTGGAGAAATgggagagggacgcggtggagatggagggcggcgagtccCCCGACGAGCAGGCCATGTTCCTGAGGAAGCACGGCCGGGGCGTGGACGACTGCATGggcgtgagcgccgcggacgtcatgGTATCCAGCGATAACCTTTCGCCGCTGTCGGACAGAAACGAaggcgccgcgtacgccagGGGCGGGATATTCAACACCGGCGTCGTGTTCCTCAAGCACACTAAAAACGCCAAGGCTTTCGCGGAGGCTTGGAACGATAACCTGAACCAGGACCAAGGCAGATTCGCGCCCCTGACGTCCGATCAGCAGGTGTTCAACGCGATggtccgtcgcgagggtcACTGGCCGGGTCTCGATTTAAAGGCGCTTCCCGACGGGTTTCCCGTCACGAGGGTGCTCGTCGGAAACGGTCTACCGAACGGCGAGGCGTTCAACTTGGGGGTTTTGCCGGTGGCGCTGTTCCAGCCCGGCCACGTGGCATTTCTGCAGAGGGTAAAAGAGGTTTTGCCCAACTTTAACGGCCCGTACGGCGTCCACGCCACGTACACGTTCGACGgctccacgtcgtcggcgaagagGCTTCGTTTCGCCGAGGCGGGTTTGTGggatcccgcggcggacgacgcgcaaGTGGGCCTggggggcgtcgaggcggacgacgcgacgtttCACGCGGGGGGCGTGCCGCGAGTCTTGACCTGGGACCCCGCCGTGGCGACGAGAGGCATAGACGAGTCGGTTCCAAGCATAGGGTCGCACCTGGAAGCCGGAGGGAGgcagctcgagctcctgcgcgacgcgattGCGATGGCGCAGCTCACCAACCGCACGCTCGCGGTTCCTCGGTTCACGTGTTTCTGCGACAAGGTGTGGGGCGGGCACGACAACATCTTCAACTTCAACTGCCACTACCCGGGCAGCAAGGACAGCGGCCACATCCCGGGCCCGTGCCCGATGGACCATTTCGTGTCTCCCGCCAAGCTGCGCGAGAGCGGAGTGgccttcgtcgccctcgaggagctgaGGAGGGCGCCGTACGAATTCGCCGGCGATGACTTTGGCGCGGTGCGCGTGGAGTTTAAgaaggacgcgggcggcggcgggggcgggtcggTCGCaaacgacgcgtccggcgcgacgcttcCCGTCGGCGCAGATTCCGCCgtggtcgtcgacgccctcggtaAACTGCGCGACGTTCCTCTGCTGAAACTCACCGGCGAGATGCCGCGGTTCGCGGGATTCACCACgcaacgcgcggcgagggagttCAACGCTCGCGTCACGAACGTCGCGATGAAGTCGGCGCCGGAGTGGTGCAGCGAGTGCCACCCGCAGGGATGCCGCGAGCTCATCCCGGCGGATGTCGTGACGAGCGGCAGGCTGAAGCCGGTGCGCAACGTGCACGATCAGTTTTGCGCCGATTTTAAGCAGCCGGAGCCGCTTCGAACGGTGGGTAAGGAGTCGTTCCTGGCGATGGCGGGAGCCTTGGTGGACTCCGCCACGAtgaccgaggacgacggtCTTTGAacacggagacggcggcgacgatgtaTCATGGTAGATTGAACTCGGCCGTCTCTCCGTCTATTTTTTATTCACGTCTCGAACACCGTCATCGCACGCTGCACGCGACGTActggcgcgtcgtcgattcAACCAACTCAATCCATCGTCGATCGACGCGCCCCGACCCGAAACTCGTCAGCATGCGTCGGCATGCGTCAATCGTCCTTGGCTCCtccccgctcccgctcctccaccgcgcgcttgACCCTTCGGTCGACGTCGCTCCGCAGACCCGGCCGGTATCCGCACGCGAACATCACCTCCATCCACACGAACAGCGGCGCGAGCACCAGGCTCTGCGCCAAACTGTCCAGCAGCGCGGGCCGCCTCTTCTCGAACACGGCATGCCCCGGGTGGATCTGCGCGTACCACGCGAGCAGATGCAACGCCAGCGCCCATCGCCACGCCGCGTCCCACCCCACCGCGCTCTCGAACCACGACGCGCTCAGCCACATCGGCAGGCCGCACATCACGAACCATGAGGTTCCCGCGATTGGCTCCAGGGCGACGTAGTACGCGGAGtacgcgatgagcgcgagcgcgccgaggttcgggaccgcggcggacgcgaggaaTCGCGGCACCCCGATGGCTctgaacgcgcccgcgagcgacacACCCTCCGC from the Micromonas commoda chromosome 8, complete sequence genome contains:
- a CDS encoding predicted protein; this translates as MPTYFEKLAAAKQAIAAKSKESYAPPPRLHVDENTGLNRQGLDYVDPINKTKGSVALPPFAKPVVERDEATGEYYVSEDRAYDSTATQAAPELATRFHLERFPIDEQGREGMGPAPFARATFDVVAEQDTQSAPYTHVDHAQYKSVVYDEIIDPYHSEKSPFRIESPMAHGLEKDPSAPKAFGAYTWTSLDAAHPGTNTMRFDVDPSGGPPKMVHQGGGGGRAEGIGPSRQGRAAGGGVGE
- a CDS encoding predicted protein, which gives rise to VVWFRQDLRVRDNPALHAAARTGRPVVACFVWCPKEEGGWPMGGATRYWLHHALGSLQASLRARNAGGTSSPSSSSSSSSSFDELAAVVRECGAKDVYCNRVYEPWKIARDRECERKFSAELNVRFRSFNAGVLYEPWDARPDATDDACWNSGYGSVRFFLRGCARLGEPPPPLPPPPTMRVRLPADKRARSYTEHGGVQSNPGNGQSNGQSNAPKASTERFRADVRTTARISPYVRHGELSVREVYHSAKAIQVGSRKSRARSAAVFLRRLAWRDLAYWSLWRFPRLCDEPLRPQYATQWWALPWDPVAWQFGQTGYPLVDAGMRELWATGYVPNYVRHVVAGFLIEYLNVDWRHGQLWFHDTLVDADVAIQGFMWQNGGHSGMDQWNFVMHPVYAAKSADPDGEYVRRWCPELSGLPREYVHCPWEAPATTLAAANVALGRHYPKRIV
- a CDS encoding predicted protein, which codes for MSWRDALKTAASPLAARERPPSASVVGIGQHRLDGTDEARGGGLAPTREPDPRDALKNAFAPTQPTTLELCVNVYNLHRDFTARAPLLMCALLVEVPPPTLPYKMPAAWKRAPERHRSWRVAGSTEPTRAACNASCVRFAVPVVVDKLIGGQRTLENKKAVIAVYRIPDADEADDAHIAADENLPLDQRPKLTPERLDEFEYLGEAKLRCNELVRAVHDAQKLHADDAATAQKRTEPSTLNTRGDRDFPARGELRNVKPRALVRDDGVARSPVGNARAQYALVKSPHRDPSTNPPVPGVLSVRAKNPDNDAFDGAAIEVLACTPVHWPRPSPADAGRYVADFAVRFEPIAHPSAADLELVFLRLLRWAGDGYQPVYGSLVTCADIPTPPKLATPVDRVGTGATRRYEVSIPTLHVPVACVKSGGATDEDDEGGFGDGDVLPDGSVSWRIEIVARMKTGHDLLLGWVDTTPAELNDAGDVATVNTPAAFECDLHRGESDYEAARLNEAVGERPPTLLVTRWKLRPGANPRALRARIDRAVKTAPPQKPQKPEPGGGAGDEKSAPGEVGRVTVPKGANPLADFGFGPAVPKKAEEKRAKPAPAPAPAVEDSESDDTDGSGPGGSDESSSSSSDDENRDEAANVVDEPNAKTKTKIAKTKIAKTKIAKTKTARPASSSAAMPSASKKKTNSTALSGKPRPATATATVSGLRAAPPKPKLPDEAKGFQRTKPTQSRRRESESADALESAPAVTPMQALLNRTLGVVVPSGGDGDGKKGVVSGGGEKGAARVFQAVKGVVFLRNKTPIEEEEAEDEMDEFFDRSRVTVRSTRSKAAAAIAAAGETGGDASPRDVENRQGAPARPGTPPEDPRDYEPNPELIAAADAAVRDAMAERLGGLPKAELVETAMRVRKELLSKCRGELRALELRRKREERAAVGAMGGR
- a CDS encoding predicted protein encodes the protein MAAAGATLGIAGGLVRTGARAIGPPRPNLPAAAARGLGRARRLRAGASTSSATNEARAGEDDGDAPHVPVLMRQVLDAFDGRSLRCYVDGTMGAGGHASAIIRAHPELRTFVGFDLRIHTVQSNFRHMRERLAELQLADGGVDAILMDLGVSSMHLDTPERGFSFMNDGPLDMRMGPSAKMSAADVVNEWPEEEIARVIRDYGEEKHWRLLARRICDARGIAPIETTRQLVHALGRIPGVKKGRSGGIHPATRTFQGIRIAVNEELAVVEEAIPAAVDALAPGGRLAIITFHSLEDKLVKRAFRTFAGIAPASDRPLSAWEPQPEAPPKIVKLVTRKPVVADDDEVGANARSRSAKLRVCEKL